One stretch of Rhipicephalus sanguineus isolate Rsan-2018 chromosome 10, BIME_Rsan_1.4, whole genome shotgun sequence DNA includes these proteins:
- the LOC119406981 gene encoding uncharacterized protein LOC119406981 → MATSKLVTGLLALAALLPLATSDFVHDRPMHRIRRQSPTTNVHEIPKTSFSCSDKQAGEYYADPEVQCQVYHICVPGVSGKLAKMSFVCPNGTIFSQSSRVCSPYDRVYCALAERFYENVMGAIDTDKDYYHSLRVDAPVFNAIVPPSSQDRQDKRRRPVRPVVEYDDDADYDATTAPPPPPTPAQRRRNQQQSTQSSRRFQPSQRSQFSRGGSRTQSTTTTAATTTTTTTTTQRPAAPAFRPSPFRTPVIRGPQQSFTQPPTQTVPTFGTVAPAVVQPNPFSQSPVRSPLVPAAVFPANPVSGGAGTPPVGPPPIPTNAVSAGGIVQQTAPPTLAPQQPQNFPGSAFRLPQRQHLRRPGASLATTTTTPPPSTAEYEYYDYEEETKTAAPRSKRAAAVPVKLVLPPNRHASVAQTSFTCQDKVAGGVYADPETDCQLFHICVPVGKGKLLDYGLLCDEGTAFNQETGTCDERDSFSCARSLQFTRTDKTKKFLADKKPWAYPKFNKRVVRDVGAQEDVESRSAEVREHGEEEGLLVAAVELPVTSFTCEGKTVGGYYADVETGCRMFHICAQTDMRFLCTNGTVFDQKALVCKNEDEVRCEDAPKHYVNGLTRFLERQKLRPEEDAREQMRADAYEITKIKNRYPKKVVHYKLRRYL, encoded by the exons ATGGCTACCTCAAAACTGGTCACGG GGCTGCTGGCCTTGGCTGCCCTGCTGCCTTTGGCCACTTCGGACTTCGTTCATGATCGG CCCATGCACCGGATCCGGCGGCAGTCGCCGACGACCAACGTGCACGAGATCCCGAAGACGTCGTTCAGCTGCTCCGACAAGCAGGCGGGAGAGTACTACGCCGACCCGGAGGTACAGTGCCAGGTGTACCACATCTGCGTGCCGGGCGTCTCCGGCAAGCTGGCCAAGATGTCCTTCGTCTGCCCCAACGGCACCATCTTCAGCCAGTCGTCGCGCGTGTGCTCGCCCTACGACCGCGTCTACTGCGCCCTCGCCGAGCGCTTCTACGAGAACGTGATGGGCGCCATCGACACCGACAAGGACTACTACCATAGCCTCCGCGTCGACGCACCCGTCTTCAACGCCATCGTGCCGCCGAGCAGCCAAGACCGCCAGGACAAGCGCAGGCGGCCCGTGAGGCCCGTCGTTGAgtacgacgacgacgccgactacgacgccaccacggcgccgccgcctccgccgacTCCCGCGCAGAGACGACGCAACCAGCAACAGTCCACCCAGTCTAGCAGGAGGTTCCAGCCATCGCAGAGGTCGCAGTTCAGCCGCGGTGGAAGCAGAACACagagcacaaccaccaccgccgccacgaCGACCACGACGACGACCACGACTCAGCGGCCTGCCGCTCCCGCCTTCAGGCCGTCGCCGTTCAGGACCCCCGTGATCCGCGGTCCTCAGCAGAGCTTCACCCAGCCACCGACTCAGACGGTCCCGACCTTCGGAACCGTGGCGCCGGCGGTCGTCCAGCCGAACCCGTTCTCGCAGTCGCCAGTGAGGTCCCCTCTCGTTCCGGCCGCCGTCTTCCCAGCTAACCCAGTGAGCGGCGGAGCGGGCACTCCACCCGTCGGCCCTCCGCCAATCCCCACCAACGCCGTCTCCGCCGGCGGTATCGTCCAGCAAACAGCACCGCCAACCCTGGCACCCCAGCAGCCTCAGAACTTTCCCGGATCCGCATTCAGGCTCCCCCAGCGACAGCACCTCAGGAGGCCCGGTGCCAGTCttgccactaccaccaccacgccGCCGCCGTCGACTGCCGAGTACGagtactacgactacgaggaggAAACCAAGACCGCTGCTCCCAGGTCCAAGCGCGCCGCCGCCGTCCCCGTGAAACTCGTGCTGCCGCCCAATAGGCACGCCTCCGTGGCACAGACCAGCTTCACCTGCCAGGACAAAGTGGCCGGAGGAGTGTACGCCGACCCGGAGACCGACTGCCAGCTCTTCCACATCTGCGTGCCAGTCGGCAAGGGCAAGCTGCTAGACTACGGCCTGCTCTGCGACGAAGGAACCGCCTTCAACCAGGAGACCGGCACGTGCGACGAGCGCGACAGCTTCTCGTGCGCTCGAAGCCTGCAGTTCACTCGCACCGACAAGACCAAGAAGTTCCTGGCCGACAAGAAGCCCTGGGCGTACCCCAAGTTCAACAAGAGAGTCGTGCGCGACGTCGGAGCCCAGGAGGATGTGGAGAGCCGCTCCGCCGAGGTCCGGGAACACGGTGAGGAGGAAGGCCTCCTCGTGGCCGCCGTCGAGCTGCCCGTGACGTCGTTCACGTGCGAGGGCAAGACGGTGGGCGGCTACTACGCGGACGTCGAGACCGGCTGCCGCATGTTCCACATCTGCGCTCAGACGGACATGCGCTTCCTGTGCACCAACGGCACGGTATTCGACCAGAAGGCGCTCGTCTGCAAGAACGAGGATGAGGTCCGCTGCGAGGACGCGCCGAAGCACTACGTGAACGGGCTGACGCGGTTCTTGGAGCGCCAGAAGCTCAGGCCCGAGGAAGACGCCCGCGAGCAGATGCGGGCCGACGCGTACGAGATCACCAAGATTAAGAACAGGTACCCCAAGAAGGTCGTTCATTACAAGCTGCGCAGGTATCTCTAA